Within Cystobacter ferrugineus, the genomic segment GGAGAGAATCGGGGTAGACTACAACCCCCCGCTCTCCCACCCGCCTCAAGGACTTCATGGCTCAGGTCCAGCCCGATAACAGCCCGTCCGCGGATCCCGTGACGGATCCCGCCGTCCAGGAGAAGGTGGAGTCCGCGCGCCAGGTCGCCTCCCAGCTCCTCAAGGGCATCAAGCAGATCGGCATGTACCGGCACAACGAGGCGAAGTTCCCCGAGTTCCTCGCGCGGACGCACGAGGCGCTCACCGCGCACACCGAGAAGCACGGCGCGCTGCTCATCAAGGTGGAGCAGCAGAACTTCATGACGTACGGCGAGCCGCTGTTCGCCGAGGACACGCCGCTGCCCTACAAGTTCTTCCGCGACGGCATCCGCCAGCTCATCCTCCGGCCGGGCTTGAGCATCGAGGAGCTGGTGACGTTCACGCTCATCGCCCTGTCCGAGCCCGAGCGGGGCGCCGAGGACGTCCTCGCGCAGCTCTGGCGCTCGGGCCTGGAGCACCTCGAGTACGTGGTGGTCGAGGGCTTCCGGATGGACGAGGTGAGCGAGGAGGAGGTCGAGGTCGAGGTCGACCGGGTCGTGGGCTACCTCTACTCGCGCCTCAAGACGAGTTCGGAGGACTACCTGCGCTTCGCGCGCGTGAACGCGGAGGACCTGGACTCCAAGCTGGATGGCGTGGAGCAGATGCGCGGCCTGGTGGTGGCGGGCACCTATGCCTCGGACGAGCTGAAGGCCCGGCTGCAGCGGGAGATCTCCGAGGAGGAAGGCGCCCGGCTGTTCCCCAAGCTGGTGAGCGCCATCTTCCTCGTCATCGAGGGAGGCGTGGAGGACCGGGAGCTGCTCGAGGAGATCTTCGTGCAGCTCCTGGACGCCATGCTCATCCAGGACGACTACGGCACCATCAACCAGATGCTGCTCAAGATGCGCGCCCTGGCGCAGCGCGCGCCCGGGGGGGAGATCGAGCGGCTGGTGAGCTACTTCACCCAGAAGATGGGGGACGAGCAGCGGGTGATGCGGCTGGCGGAGATGCTCAAGGCGACGCGCCCGCGCAACCCGGTGGACATCCACCGCTACATCCAGGCGCTGGACAGCTCGGCGGTCTTCGCGCTGCTCAGCGCGCTGGAGACGATCGACATCCCGGAGAACCGGCTGCTCATGTGCGACGCGCTGGCACGATTCGCCCAGGACAACCCCCACCCCTTCGTGCAGCGCCTGGAGTCCGAGCGGCCCCAGACGGTGCGGGACATGGTCTACATCCTGGAGAAGAGCGATCACCCGGAGCGGGTGAAGATGTTCGGCCTGGTGATGCTCAACAAGAACCTCGCGGTGAAGCTGGAGGTGATGAACATCATCGCCCGGGGCCGCACCACCGAGGCGCGCAAGCTCATCCTCGACGCGCTCAACGATCCGGCCGCCCAGGTGCGCATGCTGGCCGCCCGGCTGCTGCCGGAGTTCGATCGGGACCGCGCCTACATGGACTTGATGCGGCTGATGCGCGAGGCGAGCTTCGACAAGAAGAGCCTCGAGGAGCGCACGGCCTGCTACGCCGCGCTGGGCTCCACGGCGCTGCCGGGCGCCATCTCGCTGATGTTGCAGACGTTGTCGGTGAAGCCCACGCTGCTCAACAAGAAGAAGGTGCTGGAGGACAAGCTGCTGGCGGTGACGGGGCTGGCGGCCGCCTGTTCCATCCCCGGGTACAAGGCCCTGCAGGGCGTGGTGGAGGACAAGACCCAGCCCATCGAGGTCCTCACCGCCGCGCGCAAGGCGATGTACCAGACGAAGAAGACGTTGTTCGGCGAGACGACCGCGTCCGAGGAGGCGTGAGATGGCGGAGAACCTGAAGTTCACGCATGGAGCCCAGGGCCAGGCCGAGAACCTCAGCGAGGTGGGCCGCGCCTACTCGGAGAAGCTGCAGACGCTCGCGCGCGGTCTCATCTCGGGCCTGTACATGCTCATCCGCTCGGTGAAGATGTACGACCCGGAGAACTCGGTCTTCGAGAAGCCGCTGTTGCAGCTCCAGGACATCATCAACCAGATCATCTCCAAGGAAGGCCGGCTGGAGCTGGTGGGCGTCAAGGAGTCGTTCTACCTCAACAACATGCTGGTGAAGGTGGACCTCAACTCCATCGACAACCAGCGCTACCTGCTCGCGGAGATGCGCTCCAAGGACGTGGGTGGCATCTCGCTCACCAAGATCATCACGGCGCAGGAGCTGAAGAACTTCATCTGGATCTTCAGCAAGGAGCAGCTCGCGTCGGCCGAGGAGGATGGGCTGGCGGACCGCAAGCTGCTCAACATGAAGGTGGCCAAGTTCTCGCGGCTGCGGGAGAAGCTCAGCCGGGAGGCGGACGAGAAGCAGGACGAGAAGGTGGACCGCAAGAAGTACGCGATGACGGTCTACGCGCGCGCGGTGTTCTTCCTCACGCGCTACCTGGAGTCGGTGCAGGCGGGCAAGCCGCTGAACACCTCGCGGGCGCTGCGGCTGGTGCAGGACTTCGTGGACATCTCGTTCGAGCAGCGCACGCACTTCCTGGGCATGACGACGATGAAGCGCGAGATGGACTATCTCGTGTACCACCAGGTGAACGTGTGCCTGATGAGCATCGTGTTCGGGCAGGAGCTGGGCCTGACCAAGCCCCAGCTCCGCGACCTGGGCTACATCGCGCTCTTCCACGACGCGGGCATGGCGACCATCCCCGAGGAGCTGGCCACCAAGAAGGGCGCGCTGAGCGCGGAGGAGAAGGCCATCATCCAGAAGGCGCCGCTCATCTCCATCCGCAACATCCTGATGGAGAAGGGCTTCTCGCGCTCGACGCTGCTGCGCGTGGTGACCACGTTCGAGCACAAGGCGGACTACGGCACCGCGGTGCGCGACGCGCGGGGCGACATCCAGA encodes:
- a CDS encoding HEAT repeat domain-containing protein; translated protein: MAQVQPDNSPSADPVTDPAVQEKVESARQVASQLLKGIKQIGMYRHNEAKFPEFLARTHEALTAHTEKHGALLIKVEQQNFMTYGEPLFAEDTPLPYKFFRDGIRQLILRPGLSIEELVTFTLIALSEPERGAEDVLAQLWRSGLEHLEYVVVEGFRMDEVSEEEVEVEVDRVVGYLYSRLKTSSEDYLRFARVNAEDLDSKLDGVEQMRGLVVAGTYASDELKARLQREISEEEGARLFPKLVSAIFLVIEGGVEDRELLEEIFVQLLDAMLIQDDYGTINQMLLKMRALAQRAPGGEIERLVSYFTQKMGDEQRVMRLAEMLKATRPRNPVDIHRYIQALDSSAVFALLSALETIDIPENRLLMCDALARFAQDNPHPFVQRLESERPQTVRDMVYILEKSDHPERVKMFGLVMLNKNLAVKLEVMNIIARGRTTEARKLILDALNDPAAQVRMLAARLLPEFDRDRAYMDLMRLMREASFDKKSLEERTACYAALGSTALPGAISLMLQTLSVKPTLLNKKKVLEDKLLAVTGLAAACSIPGYKALQGVVEDKTQPIEVLTAARKAMYQTKKTLFGETTASEEA
- a CDS encoding HD-GYP domain-containing protein, whose protein sequence is MAENLKFTHGAQGQAENLSEVGRAYSEKLQTLARGLISGLYMLIRSVKMYDPENSVFEKPLLQLQDIINQIISKEGRLELVGVKESFYLNNMLVKVDLNSIDNQRYLLAEMRSKDVGGISLTKIITAQELKNFIWIFSKEQLASAEEDGLADRKLLNMKVAKFSRLREKLSREADEKQDEKVDRKKYAMTVYARAVFFLTRYLESVQAGKPLNTSRALRLVQDFVDISFEQRTHFLGMTTMKREMDYLVYHQVNVCLMSIVFGQELGLTKPQLRDLGYIALFHDAGMATIPEELATKKGALSAEEKAIIQKAPLISIRNILMEKGFSRSTLLRVVTTFEHKADYGTAVRDARGDIQMIIPKTNLGAYAKIIAICAAYDALTSKRPYRDAYGPEVALMLMWTEMRNKFDPDLLQVFMRVMAIQPVKVLSRRQQTMTLGGL